The following proteins are co-located in the Apium graveolens cultivar Ventura chromosome 5, ASM990537v1, whole genome shotgun sequence genome:
- the LOC141723880 gene encoding cleavage and polyadenylation specificity factor subunit 2 isoform X1 codes for MGTSVQVTPLCGVYNENPLSYLVSIDGFNFLLDCGWTDHFDPSLLDPLSRVAASVDAVLLSHSDTLHLGALPYAMKQLGLSAPVFSTIPVHRLGLLTLYDHYFSRKQVSEFDLFTLDDVDSAFQNVTALAYSQNHHMSGKGEGIVISPHEAGRLLGGTIWKITKDGEDVIYAVDFNHRKERHLNGTVLESFVRPAVLITDAYNALNSQPARRQRDQEFIDTILRTLKGDGSVLLPVDTAGRILELILILEQCWGQLHLTYPIYFLTNVSSSTIDYVKSFLEWMSDSIAKSFENSRDNSFLLKHVKLLISKAELENVPDGPKVVLSSMASLEAGFSHDIFIEWAADVKNLVLFTERGQFGTLARMLQSDPPPKAVKVTLSKRVPLVGEELAAYEEEQERIKKEEALKATLIKEEESKAAVGADIPVGDPMAVDGNSSHVESDAAFPSGNAYRDILIDGFVSPSTSVAPMFPFYENSSEWDDFGEVINPDDYVIKEEDMEHASMAVDGDLDGKFDEGAASLILDMKPSKVVSSELTVQVKSSLSYMDFEGRSDGRSVKSILGHVAPLKLVLVHGSAEATEHLKQYCLKHVCPYVYAPQIDETIDVTSDLCAYKVQLSEKLMSNVRFKKLGDYEIAWVDAEVGKTENDMLSLLPLSTPAPPHKSVLVGDIKMPDFKQFLESKGIQVEFAGVGAMRCGEHVTLRKVGDASQKGGGATIQQIVIEGPLSEEYYMIRNYLYSQFYSL; via the exons ATGGGAACATCAGTGCAAGTGACGCCACTCTGCGGCGTCTACAACGAGAATCCACTCTCTTATCTCGTCTCTATCGACGGCTTCAACTTCCTCTTAGATTGCGGCTGGACCGACCACTTCGATCCCTCTCTTCTCGACCCTCTCTCCCG GGTTGCGGCGAGTGTGGATGCGGTATTGCTGTCACATTCAGATACGTTACATTTGGGAGCTTTGCCTTATGCTATGAAACAGCTTGGACTTTCTGCTCCTGTTTTTTCGACTATTCCTGTGCATAGATTAGGGTTGCTTACTTTGTATGATCATTATTTTTCGCGGAAG CAAGTATCGGAGTTTGACTTATTCACACTGGATGATGTTGATTCTGCTTTTCAAAATGTGACAGCACTGGCCTACTCCCAGAATCATCATATGTCCG GCAAAGGAGAAGGAATTGTAATTTCTCCTCATGAAGCTGGCCGTCTGTTAGGAGGGACTATCTGGAAGATAACAAAAGATGGTGAAGATGTCATATATGCTGTTGACTTTAATCATCGCAAAGAAAG GCACTTAAATGGAACTGTTCTAGAATCATTTGTTCGGCCCGCTGTTCTTATTACTGATGCTTATAATGCTTTGAATAGTCAGCCTGCTAGACGTCAAAGAGACCAAGAATTTATAG ATACCATTCTAAGGACTCTCAAAGGGGATGGGAGTGTACTACTGCCTGTGGATACAGCTGGTCGGATATTGGAGTTGATTTTGATACTGGAACAG TGCTGGGGACAACTTCACTTGACCTATCCTATCTACTTTCTCACAAATGTATCCTCGAGCACGATTGATTATGTCAAGAGTTTTCTTGAGTGGATGAGCGATTCAATAGCAAAATCTTTTGAGAACTCTCGTGACAACTCCTTTCTTCTGAA GCATGTAAAACTTTTAATTAGTAAGGCTGAACTCGAAAATGTTCCAGATGGTCCAAAG GTTGTTCTGTCATCCATGGCCAGTTTGGAAGCTGGGTTTTCACATGACATATTCATTGAGTGGGCAGCTGATGTGAAGAATCTTGTTCTTTTTACCGAGCGAGGCCAG TTTGGCACACTCGCTCGAATGCTTCAGTCAGATCCACCCCCTAAAGCTGTCAAAGTTACCTTGTCCAAGAGGGTTCCTTTGGTTGGTGAAGAGTTAGCTGCTTACGAGGAAGAGCAGGAGCGAATTAAAAAAGAAGAAGCATTAAAAGCTACTCTCATCAAGGAGGAAGAATCAAAAGCGGCTGTTGGGGCTGACATACCTGTGGGCGATCCAATGGCCGTTGACGGTAACTCCAGTCATGTGGAATCTGATG CTGCTTTTCCAAGTGGTAATGCTTATCGAGACATATTAATAGATGGATTTGTTTCACCTTCTACTAGTGTTGCCCCTATGTTCCCATTTTATGAAAATTCCTCTGAATGGGATGATTTTGGTGAAGTCATCAATCCAGATGATTATgtaatcaaggaagaagacatGGAACATGCATCCATGGCA GTTGATGGAGATCTTGATGGAAAATTTGATGAAGGTGCTGCTAGTTTAATACTGGACATGAAGCCGTCGAAAGTCGTCTCTTCTGAACTTACA GTCCAAGTCAAGTCCTCATTGAGTTACATGGATTTTGAAGGGCGTTCCGATGGCCGCTCTGTTAAATCCATTCTAGGCCATGTTGCTCCGCTGAAGCTT GTTTTGGTGCACGGATCAGCAGAGGCCACAGAGCATCTAAAGCAGTACTGTTTGAAACATGTCTGCCCTTATGTATATGCTCCCCAGATCGATGAAACAATTGATGTCACATCTGATCTATGTGCATATAAG GTTCAACTTTCTGAAAAATTAATGAGCAACGTGCGTTTTAAGAAG CTTGGGGATTACGAGATAGCCTGGGTTGATGCTGAAGTAGGAAAGACAGAGAATGACATGTTGTCTTTGCTTCCTCTTTCTACCCCTGCACCTCCACATAAATCAGTTCTTGTTGGAGATATTAAAATGCCAGATTTTAAGCAGTTCCTTGAAAGCAAGGGTATCCAG GTGGAATTTGCCGGTGTTGGGGCGATGAGATGTGGGGAGCATGTGACACTGCGAAAAGTTGGAGATGCAAGTCAGAAG GGTGGTGGTGCTACTATTCAACAAATTGTGATTGAAGGTCCCTTGTCAGAGGAATATTACATGATTAGGAACTATCTATATTCACAATTCTATTCACTTTGA
- the LOC141723880 gene encoding cleavage and polyadenylation specificity factor subunit 2 isoform X2 has protein sequence MGTSVQVTPLCGVYNENPLSYLVSIDGFNFLLDCGWTDHFDPSLLDPLSRVAASVDAVLLSHSDTLHLGALPYAMKQLGLSAPVFSTIPVHRLGLLTLYDHYFSRKQVSEFDLFTLDDVDSAFQNVTALAYSQNHHMSGKGEGIVISPHEAGRLLGGTIWKITKDGEDVIYAVDFNHRKERHLNGTVLESFVRPAVLITDAYNALNSQPARRQRDQEFIDTILRTLKGDGSVLLPVDTAGRILELILILEQCWGQLHLTYPIYFLTNVSSSTIDYVKSFLEWMSDSIAKSFENSRDNSFLLKHVKLLISKAELENVPDGPKVVLSSMASLEAGFSHDIFIEWAADVKNLVLFTERGQFGTLARMLQSDPPPKAVKVTLSKRVPLVGEELAAYEEEQERIKKEEALKATLIKEEESKAAVGADIPVGDPMAVDAAFPSGNAYRDILIDGFVSPSTSVAPMFPFYENSSEWDDFGEVINPDDYVIKEEDMEHASMAVDGDLDGKFDEGAASLILDMKPSKVVSSELTVQVKSSLSYMDFEGRSDGRSVKSILGHVAPLKLVLVHGSAEATEHLKQYCLKHVCPYVYAPQIDETIDVTSDLCAYKVQLSEKLMSNVRFKKLGDYEIAWVDAEVGKTENDMLSLLPLSTPAPPHKSVLVGDIKMPDFKQFLESKGIQVEFAGVGAMRCGEHVTLRKVGDASQKGGGATIQQIVIEGPLSEEYYMIRNYLYSQFYSL, from the exons ATGGGAACATCAGTGCAAGTGACGCCACTCTGCGGCGTCTACAACGAGAATCCACTCTCTTATCTCGTCTCTATCGACGGCTTCAACTTCCTCTTAGATTGCGGCTGGACCGACCACTTCGATCCCTCTCTTCTCGACCCTCTCTCCCG GGTTGCGGCGAGTGTGGATGCGGTATTGCTGTCACATTCAGATACGTTACATTTGGGAGCTTTGCCTTATGCTATGAAACAGCTTGGACTTTCTGCTCCTGTTTTTTCGACTATTCCTGTGCATAGATTAGGGTTGCTTACTTTGTATGATCATTATTTTTCGCGGAAG CAAGTATCGGAGTTTGACTTATTCACACTGGATGATGTTGATTCTGCTTTTCAAAATGTGACAGCACTGGCCTACTCCCAGAATCATCATATGTCCG GCAAAGGAGAAGGAATTGTAATTTCTCCTCATGAAGCTGGCCGTCTGTTAGGAGGGACTATCTGGAAGATAACAAAAGATGGTGAAGATGTCATATATGCTGTTGACTTTAATCATCGCAAAGAAAG GCACTTAAATGGAACTGTTCTAGAATCATTTGTTCGGCCCGCTGTTCTTATTACTGATGCTTATAATGCTTTGAATAGTCAGCCTGCTAGACGTCAAAGAGACCAAGAATTTATAG ATACCATTCTAAGGACTCTCAAAGGGGATGGGAGTGTACTACTGCCTGTGGATACAGCTGGTCGGATATTGGAGTTGATTTTGATACTGGAACAG TGCTGGGGACAACTTCACTTGACCTATCCTATCTACTTTCTCACAAATGTATCCTCGAGCACGATTGATTATGTCAAGAGTTTTCTTGAGTGGATGAGCGATTCAATAGCAAAATCTTTTGAGAACTCTCGTGACAACTCCTTTCTTCTGAA GCATGTAAAACTTTTAATTAGTAAGGCTGAACTCGAAAATGTTCCAGATGGTCCAAAG GTTGTTCTGTCATCCATGGCCAGTTTGGAAGCTGGGTTTTCACATGACATATTCATTGAGTGGGCAGCTGATGTGAAGAATCTTGTTCTTTTTACCGAGCGAGGCCAG TTTGGCACACTCGCTCGAATGCTTCAGTCAGATCCACCCCCTAAAGCTGTCAAAGTTACCTTGTCCAAGAGGGTTCCTTTGGTTGGTGAAGAGTTAGCTGCTTACGAGGAAGAGCAGGAGCGAATTAAAAAAGAAGAAGCATTAAAAGCTACTCTCATCAAGGAGGAAGAATCAAAAGCGGCTGTTGGGGCTGACATACCTGTGGGCGATCCAATGGCCGTTGACG CTGCTTTTCCAAGTGGTAATGCTTATCGAGACATATTAATAGATGGATTTGTTTCACCTTCTACTAGTGTTGCCCCTATGTTCCCATTTTATGAAAATTCCTCTGAATGGGATGATTTTGGTGAAGTCATCAATCCAGATGATTATgtaatcaaggaagaagacatGGAACATGCATCCATGGCA GTTGATGGAGATCTTGATGGAAAATTTGATGAAGGTGCTGCTAGTTTAATACTGGACATGAAGCCGTCGAAAGTCGTCTCTTCTGAACTTACA GTCCAAGTCAAGTCCTCATTGAGTTACATGGATTTTGAAGGGCGTTCCGATGGCCGCTCTGTTAAATCCATTCTAGGCCATGTTGCTCCGCTGAAGCTT GTTTTGGTGCACGGATCAGCAGAGGCCACAGAGCATCTAAAGCAGTACTGTTTGAAACATGTCTGCCCTTATGTATATGCTCCCCAGATCGATGAAACAATTGATGTCACATCTGATCTATGTGCATATAAG GTTCAACTTTCTGAAAAATTAATGAGCAACGTGCGTTTTAAGAAG CTTGGGGATTACGAGATAGCCTGGGTTGATGCTGAAGTAGGAAAGACAGAGAATGACATGTTGTCTTTGCTTCCTCTTTCTACCCCTGCACCTCCACATAAATCAGTTCTTGTTGGAGATATTAAAATGCCAGATTTTAAGCAGTTCCTTGAAAGCAAGGGTATCCAG GTGGAATTTGCCGGTGTTGGGGCGATGAGATGTGGGGAGCATGTGACACTGCGAAAAGTTGGAGATGCAAGTCAGAAG GGTGGTGGTGCTACTATTCAACAAATTGTGATTGAAGGTCCCTTGTCAGAGGAATATTACATGATTAGGAACTATCTATATTCACAATTCTATTCACTTTGA